A region of the Harpia harpyja isolate bHarHar1 chromosome 14, bHarHar1 primary haplotype, whole genome shotgun sequence genome:
ACACCAGAGGAGCAACGTGGAAGTCCCTTAggaaatttttgctttaattaaaccTAATATTCTTGTTATGAACAACCAGTCTGGAATCCTATTAGATTCTTGGTATTAGTGACTTCCTATCATACTAACATTTCACTGACCATCTCCTTATCCTTGGTCGTGAGACATGGAGAGCAGGATGCCTGCTCCCTCTCTCCAGGACATTTGGTTCTTCTAGTCCTCCTGTTGTACCCCTTTGGACAGCTAGCCCAGGCTGAGCAGCCTTTTGCCGCAGCAGAGCTGCTTGCAGCAGGGACCATTTCCAGGTGCCTCCTCCAGACTGTGCAGCTTTAGGACTCCCGTCTGTGACCAGatctgcaggctgcagccagccaggaCCTGGTGATGCCCTTCACATTGCTCCGTGACTTCCCCCTCATGAGTCCTGATGTTTGTCTGCTCTTCTGACTGCAGCTGCCTCCCGAGCAGGAGTTTTGGGTGAGTGTCCTGAGCCCGTTGGAGCTAAATCAATAGAGACTGCTGCCTAGTGCCAGGTCAGGATTGCAAAAACAAGCACAGCATTGCATGGCATGATGAATGGCTGAGGAACAAACAGAGTTTTACTGGGTCCAGTGCCAGATCATACACCCCATTCACAAACCTGGCACTggctggctggggacacacaTGTCTGCACCACCCAGGAAACAAAACTCAGGGCCAGGTTGAGCCTGGGACAAAGGGACGTGCGTTGCTTGAATACTCGTAATCCAGCTGTGTCAGCTGCCAGGCTGGGAGCTGTCTCCTCAAACTCTCCCAACACTAGTGGAGGGGATCTCCAGCTGCATGGCACTGGCCAACCTTGGTCACATACTGGTGGGAGCCTGGCAGCAGTGTCAAGGTGAGCCTGAGCTCCCTGGTTAATTGTGTTAGCAAGATTATGGTAGCACAAATGCTTCCACTTGAATGCTTTGGCCCATGGGCACCTTGGACCATATTTGCAGGCAGAAATCCTGATGTGGCACCAGTTTCAGAAATAATGGGGTTCAGCGAGAGATGGCCAAGAGGAAGCTAAATATTTCCCAACAGGGAATCAACTCTTGGCCCTGAGCACAGTTCCCACAGCTACAGCTTCGTGATCCTTGACTACAGTGAACACATCTTCCTTTTAACTGACCTGCTGGGTGCCCGCTGGCCTGGAGCAGCAGGATCTGTTAccctctgcttttgctgtgtcTCCTGATGTGATGCAGAGCTTCCAGTGTATCTGGCAAATTAGAGAGCTTGATGGAATTGTAGCTCCAGGATGTTGCAGAGACTGAAAGTACAAGCTAATTTGAAAAAGTGTGCAGAACAGGAGGAGGTGAGCATATTGGCTGTATCGGTGGCTGTTAAACAGTGGTCTGGAGCAACCTCTGCTTTGGCTATGAACTGCTGTTAGCTGGGAGGTGGACATTAACCAGGAGAAGAGCTATTGTCTGCATGCCCTGTTCCTTGTGCTTTTCTCCAGAGTTCCTTGGGAGCTCTTGGTAGATGTGGGATACTGGGTTAAAGAAAGCTGAGGGCTTACATGAGCTCCCTCTCATCAGCAGTTAGAGGATGTTATCACACCCTGTCTGTCTGAAATCAAAGAGCAAACACATTGCAAATTCTCTCAGTGCACCCCCTGCCAGCCTCTCTGCCTCCCACGACATTTGGAAAAGCTGCGGAGGTGCAGACTACAAAGAGGAGCTTGGAGGGGTCTCCCCTTCCGtgttcctcttctgcttctgatCAGCACCGACCACATCCTCACCCCGCAGCGGGTGTCAGGCCTTTGATCCAGTGCTTGCTGTGCTGGGGTGTCTCACCGGACTGACGACGGGCCGCCGTGGGATCCAGACTGGATCAGCGTTTCTGAAAAAACAGACTCTCATCAGCACCTGAACCCAGAACTGGGAGCTGGACATTATGGGCCTATTTATATCAACCCAGATCTTGCTGTCCAGGCTGAGACCAGTTCTTCAGACTGataatttgcatttcaaatttgTCTTTTAAAGTAAATCAGGCCTgctgaaaacataaaattaaagcaaaaaccATGCGGAAAGGATCCGTGCTTTCCTTGGTGAATTGCCTCAGGGCACACATTTATTAAAGGCAGAAATAGAGTGGTAGGGACAACGAACTTGTCTCTCTTGCCTGTGGTCCAATTCTGGTTGCATGAATAGGCTGACAGTTAGGGTTTATGGGTGACTCTGGCAGACAACATCAGTGCAAATGGACAGATGCTGCAAAACAACTTTGCCCCTGTAGGTCTGGAGGAATAGCCTTTATTAAACACCCTCTGCCAGAGGAAGCAAAAAATGCTTGTAATGCTGTTCCTTGCCTCGACCCTTTGGAGCAATAAATAAAGCTTGTGAGCATTACACGCTGAGCAAGGAGTGAGCTCCAGTTTGCGGCCATGTCTCAGCCAGCTGTTGTAATAGGTCAGTGATAGGAAAGTCCTGGCCATGGTCAACATGTCTGGTCCTCCTAAGCTTTTGTGATATATGTTGCCTGTTCTGGTGGCCTCCTCTAATAGAAAGTGGTCTGGAACTACATTGTCCTGCTTCTCTCCACTAGTGCTGGATGAACCATCTCTGGCCTCCCAGTTTCTCCATCTGAACTGCAGTTTGCAGTCAGCAGTGTTCACACCAGGCTTTACTCACAGTCTGTAGTTGGTTGGCTCCTCTCTGCTGATGTATCTTGCAGAAGCTACTGGGTGGAGCCAGGTTACTTAGGAGCTTTGCTTTTCCTGATATGTGACATTGGGTTGCTCATTGGACAGGAGGGCGATGCAGAGAGCTCGGACCTGCCTTGCTGGGCTCAACTGCAAAAtcctgctctctttttttctgggcttACTTGGATGAAATACAAAGTTCATTTTCACACTGGAGACTGCTACAGTGCGTTTCACCTGTAGGGAAGAGACTTACTGGGATTCAATCTTCTAGGAGAGTACAAGAACATGTTTCTTTTTTGGCTAACCAACACAGGTGGGTAGAGGTGAGGGGAGCCTTCCCAGTAAGGTCCTGGGCTGACCTCAGCGGTTAAAGAAGAAGGACTTGAGGCTCTGCAGAAACTGTGActtctgcctctgcttctgcttcttccgGATGATGGGGATCCAGACAAGGCCACAAACGAGGAGCATCAGTCCCAAGGACAGGAAAGCTGGGCCACacattttgtaaacatttttgttcttggtTTGGATGCAAGACAGGCTAGTGATGACCATCCCGAAGAGGAAGACGGCTGCTCCGACAGACACAACAATGACAGGCTTGTGGTATATGTCCCACTTGCTTCTGGATGTGCTGGTCCAGACAGACTCGCTCCGGGAGCTGATGCAGAGGGTGCTGGCTGTGTTACTGGCCAACATCTCCTTGGACTGAGGAGACTTCTCACTCCCGTCAGGGCTCTTGGGGGGAATTTCCATGGTGATGGGTTCTGAGGAGGAGACCTGAGATGGAcaaaagagaaagagcagagcagggctAGTGATGGAGGATGGATTGGGTGCTTCCCATTTGGTCATTAATCAGTGCCAAGTCAAATGAAGGTGGAGAAGGCTTTGTGGGTCactgcagggagagaagagcaTCACACCTATGAGAGCAACGAAATGTAGGAATAGGCAATGGGGTCCTGCAGGTAGGCTGGATTGAGGATGTCTATGGAGTCCCACTGCCCACCCATGGACAGAGATTCATAGTGGGATGACTAGATGCCCATTAGAACCCACTACCCTGAGCCTCCCAGGGCTCTTGGCTACTTTCAGGGGAGTAGGAGGGCGCTGCAAGCAGGGCTGGTGATGGTGGCTGTATCCCCGGACCCGCTTTCCCTCCCAGATCCCAAATTACACCTCAGCACCTTGTGGCATGGCCATGTCTCCCTCTTGCAGGTGGGGAAGTGAGGCACAGGTGTGCCGTGTCAGGTTTGCTCAGTAGGAGAGCAGAAAGCACCCTCGCATGGGCCGAGTGCTTCCTTCAAGCCCCTGAGGCCGTATGTTCCCCACTGCCACATCCAGCCCAGACGTGTCACCCTTGTAGTAGCTGCAGTACAGGAGCTTCTCGTTTGCTATCTAAATGCACAGATGGGAGATGGGGAAATGCTCCTCACACAGGAAATATTTCTCCATCTGTAAGCTGGGGTAGGCTGCTGCTGAAGGGCTCTTGAGTTCCGCAGCAGAAGCACACTGAAATGCTCTACCTTGTGATGGCTGGGTCAGCTGTGTGGCTTTTTGGCACATTATTTTTTCACCAACTCAAGGAGGAAATACATTTTCCCAGAAACAAAGTGCCTTTAGCACGGAGAAACCATTATGGTAAATGGGAAGGGCCAAGCATTATGTTAACCACTATTTCCTCAGGGCTCTGCTGAGGAGACAAGAGCAGGAGGCTGGATCGGGGAGTGCTCCTGATGCACGGTCTGCCCTCCTGGTGGGAAGCCCAGCAGAGATGACCTGGTGCAGGTACCAGGGCTGAGGAGGGCGGGAGAGGCCAGGGACATGGATGCTTCACCCCCAGGAAACAGatatttttgcaaagcaaactCCTGCCTGAGCTGCCAGGTTTTCTCCCAGGGGCTCAGTGGTGTCAGGAGGGCTGGGACTGACCTGTCCTCTGCTGGTCCTTCAGTCTGTCCCCTCCCTCAAGGCATGGGAATGCTCTGCAGTAGGAGTAAAACAGCGGTGCCAGCCTGGAGCAGCCCAGGACCCCGCATTGCCCTTCTGCCAGCACTACAAAGTAGAGCCACTGATGGTTGCTGCCAGGCTCAAAGCTGTTGCTTAGATCTCCCCCATGCAGGACAGGACTCAAGCTCAAACCACATCCACCCTGGCCCGGGCACAAGACCCCAGTGGTTCTCAGATGGATGGGCAGTGCCACCAGGGCTCTGTGTCTGCTCCACTGTCGAGCACAGCTCTTCCTAAGCACCATGCGAGCTTTGAGCCTAAGCGGGCTTTGGTCCAGAGCAGTTAATTTAAAACCCTGCTTTGGCCCTCATTTGGCACACATGGCACCACAGGCTGCATGTTTGCTCAGTTCAGCCCTGGCTGCACCCAGACCTACTGCTGGCCCATGGGATGGCTCACCAGGAGGTGCACATCATGGGTGATACCGGGCTGGATTTGCACCCTGCGTGTGCCACGGGAAGGTCTGTGGCTGCAGCGGGCAGCAACGAGGTGTAGATGAGATAAGCATGAAGCCCAGTGGCTCCAGCTCTTTTCCCATTGCTGCTGATCAATGTGAGACCATGTACCATGTATGTGCAGCTGCACAGAGGCTACAAAGCTGGCATAGCTCCAGAGGCACTGTCTAAAGGAAACCTGCCCGTATTTGGGCCATACTGGGCCTAGTGCCCATCTAGGGATGCTGATGGCTGGGTGCCAGTCAGCACCTCCCTTATTCTTTCACCTTTGTCCCTTGCCAAGGTTTGCGGTTTATTCTGAAGAGAGACAGGTGTAATTTTTCAGTTTAGTCCCCCCAACACAGACACTGTTGTAGCAATACAGATCTGGTGGTATCGACATATTTTGTGATGTTTCAGGTTTGTCGAACTTGGACCAACaagcaaaaaatgaaagctgaaagcaATGGACACAATTTGCGTCTCTCCTATCTTCAGCTTTCACCCCTCTCTGTTGAACCAGGAAAGACAGGGACAGAGGATGGGACACATTTCTGCAATCCTGAGATATCTTCTACAGCACTTGATCAGGGATGATCAAGCACTTGACAAGGCAGGTAAGGTTGGTCATAGTAGCAAGCTctggtttctgtttctcttgcttttgaGCTGGTAATCCTATCTCCGCAAGCTGGACTGATTGCAGCAGTGCATGCTGACCTCTTGGCTTTGGAGAGGCATGAGCTGCCATGAGATGTTATTTTGATGGCTACAGCCATGTTAGATATGCAGGTGATCAGGTACAActtcctctgctgtcagcttCTGTGATGCAGTGCACCTCACCACTCCTGTAAGTTGCAGCTCCAGGCAGCCACAGGCTCCTGAGACAAAAAAACAAATACTGACAGCAATGTTCAGTTTTCTGAGGAGACAGTGAGGCTGGCTCTGCATGGGCAAAAACCTTCCACCTATACAACCTGCCCAGGACTCAGCCCAgtcctccaaaaaaacccaccagctgcAGTTTTGCAGAGATGTGTCCAGATCCTGGATAACTTCTTGCCTGGATGGTGCTTGCAGCCTGTCTACCAGCTGCCTTGCTCGTAGTGTTGCTGGGTTGTGATCCCCTTCTTCTAGCTCAAATCTTTTGCAAGGCTCTTCCTGAAATTTCATCCTAGGCAGCCGTGGCATTTCTTCGTTTTTTCTTGTAACATCCATTGTGGAGAGTTTTTATGATCAAGCCACTGTATAATTTTAATTTGGCTTTGTGGTTGgaaatttgctttcttctctggAATGATGCCCAGATCTCATATCTCAGTAGTCTAATGCAGTCTGTCCTGCCCCATCTTTCAGGCACCCCACTCCCTGCTTGCCTGTTTGCTTGTGCTGCCGCCCTGCCTCTGCATCTGGGAGTACTCTGAGCTCTGTGAAGCACCATCCTCTTCATTTTGCAGAGCATTAATGTCAGGCTCCTGCAGAAACCATCGTCTTCCTTTCAGGTTTGCATTTACACtagagtggatttttttccccccatttattTTCTGGCATAACCACTCCTCTCACCACAATTCCCAGGCACTGATTGCTTTTCTGGCACTTCCCGGCAGAGCATGCTTTTTTGGTCACACTTTTTCCCACTGCTAGCTAGTGAAGGATTTTACTCCCTGCAAGTGGCGAGGAGCTTGTTTGCAAGCACTGCATGTATCTGCAGTTCTTGGGAGAGCTAATGTGatttctgctcctgctctgcccatGCTCCATCCCTAATTCATCACAGATGCTCATATTTGAAGATGGGATGGTTGTACTGAGCAGCCTGGCAGGATAATGCTATCAGATTTCtcccaatttttttaaatcattattgTTGTAAGGAGAGCATCAGCAGATGGCTGTTTGCTGGCTTGAAAATGCCTCTAGAGCACATCTCGGATTTCATgtctggggctgtgctgctgctgcctctgaaaTCTTGGG
Encoded here:
- the PIRT gene encoding phosphoinositide-interacting protein, translating into MVSSSEPITMEIPPKSPDGSEKSPQSKEMLASNTASTLCISSRSESVWTSTSRSKWDIYHKPVIVVSVGAAVFLFGMVITSLSCIQTKNKNVYKMCGPAFLSLGLMLLVCGLVWIPIIRKKQKQRQKSQFLQSLKSFFFNR